DNA from Methylobacterium currus:
TCCGCCCTCGGCAAGCCAGGAAGAGTCCGCCCGATGTACCTCACGCCCCGGATGCGCCGCGCCGCGATCCCGCTCCTCGTCTTCGTCCTCGGTCTGGCCGTCCTGGGCATCACGGCCAGCCTGATGCTCGGCCGCCCGGCCACCGGCACCAGCGCGGTCGGCGGGCCGTTCACCCTGGTGAACCAGGACGGCCGCACCGTCACCGACCGGGACTTCGCCGGCAAGCCGCACCTGGTCTTCTTCGGTTTCACCCACTGCCCGGACATCTGCCCGACCACCCTGCAGCAGATCTCCGACGTGCTGGCGGCCCTCGGGCCGCGGGGAGGCGACGTGAAGGCGCTGTTCGTCACCGTCGACCCCGAGCGCGACAATCCGGCGGCGCTCAAGGAATACCTGTCGAGCTTCGATCCCCGTATCGTCGGTCTCACCGGCTCGCCCGAGGCGGTGGCCGCCACCGTGAAGGCCTACCGGGCCTATAGCCGCAAGGTGCCGCTGAAGGAGGGCGACTACACGATGGAGCATACGGCGCTCGTCTACATCATGGACGGGCGCGGCAACTTCGTCGGCTCGCTCAACCTGATGCGTCCGGCCAAGGACGCCGCCGCCGAGATCGCGCGCCAGCTCTGACAGGTCAGCGCCGCCGCAGCGCCCCGCTGCGGGAGGTGGCGGAGAGCCCGTGCTCGGTCTTGTTCCAGCGATAGGGCGCCATCAGCAGCTCGATGAGGCCGAGCCAGGCCGCCGCGCTGACGAGGCCATAATAGAACGGCAGCGCGAGCACCCACGGGGCGAGGCTCCACCAGCCCCGCCGCAGGCACCCGACGAGCGCCGGCACCCCCATCGCGCCGAGCCCCGCGGCGAAGACGGTCGCGCCTGTCGCCGTCGCCAGGTTGCTGAGGACGTCCGGACCGGCCGGCAGCGGATCCGCGGCGAAGTGCCAGGCCGTCAGCGCGATCCCGAACGGGTAGGCCAGCGCCGAGACGACCGTGCCGGGCACCATCGCGACCGCACAGAACAGGCCGAGGGGGCCGAGGCGCCGCAAGGCCCGGACGGGGTGCCGGCTGTGGGTGATCGTGGTCTGGACGTACCCCTTCATCCAGCGGGTGCGCTGGCGCAGCCAGGGCCGCCCGTGGGCGGGGGCCTCCTCCAGGGTCGAGAGCGGCAGGTCGCCGACCCGGTAGCCGGCAAGGCTCAGGCGCAGGCCGAGATCGGCATCCTCGGTGACGTTCCAGGCGTCCCAGCCGTGCAGGTCGCGCAGCACTCGCGTGCGGAAATGCGTGGTCGTGCCGCCGAGCGGCACCGGCAGGTGCGCCGCCGTCAGCAGCGGCAGGAGCACGTCGAAGAGCGCCGCGTATTCGAGGGTGAAGCAGCGGGTGAGCCACGAATCGTTCGTGTTGTCGATCACCAGCCGGCCCTGCAGGCAGGCGAGCCGGTCGGAGCCGGCGCGGAACAGGGCGGCGGCTGCCCGCAACTGGCCCGGATCCGGCACGTCCTCGGCGTCGTAGACCACGAGGTGCTCGCCGCGGGCGAGCGGCAGGGCGACGTTGAGGGCCCGCGGCTTGGTGCGGGGCAGGCCGGCGGGCGCCGTCACCACCTCGAACCGCGCCGGCAGCGTCAGCGCGGCCAGGGCCGCGGCGGTGGCGTCGTCGTCGGCCTCGATCATGAATTTGATGTCGAGCTTCGAGGCCGGGTAGTCGAGGCGGCTGAGCGCGCCGATCAAGCGCGGCACCACCTCGGCCTCGCGGTAGAGCGCCACCAGCACGGTGTAGACCGGCAGCTCAGGCTCCGGCACGGGTGCTGGCAGGAGAACGGGCAGGGGATCGGGATGCAGCAGCGGGGCGGCGAGGCGAAAGACGATCGCCGCCAGGATCGTCAGGTTGAGCACCACCAAGGCGGTGAGCCGCAGCCAGGGCGAGGCGTCGAGGAGGAGCGGTGCCCCCGCGACGGCGAGCAGCAGGACGAGGATCTGCGCCGGGTGCAGCCCCGGGCGGTAGGCCCAGTCGGGCGCGCCCACCTCCAGCGCCTCCGCGACCCGGGCCGCGGCCCGGGGGCCGGCGGTCTGGAGCACCGCCGCGGCGAGCGCCGCCGGCGTGGTGACGACAGCCCCGGGCGGCGCGCCGGCGGACAGGAGCGCCGCCACCGCCCCGGGCGCCGGGGCGAGGACAACCTCCCCTCCGGCGCCGGTGGCGGCGCCGCGGTGGACGTCGTCGGGAAAGCGGGCCTCGGGATGCAGGACGAGGCCGGCACTGCGGAACGGCCGGCCCAGAGCCCGGGCGAGGGCGGCGTAATACGCGGCCTCGCTCATCAGGCCAGTCCGCAGCAGCGCCGCCGCCGGCTCCGTGCCCTCACGCTGCGCGATGAAGGCGGCGTCCCGCACGACCGCCAGATCGACGCCCTGGCCGAGCAGGAAGGCGAGCTCGCCGGGTAGGACGATCGCGGCGCCCTGCGGAGACCGGACCTCGACGAACATCCCGGGCCCTCGACGATGCCGGCTCCCGCCGGCGAAGGTTCGTGGTAGGAGAGCTTATGGCTCTCTCCGATCCCGCAACAGCCTCGCGGACATCCGCCGGCGGTTTTCCCACGGCCGTGGCGCGGATGCCCCTGCGTCAGATGCGCGGCCTGCTGGCGAGCATGCTGATGCTCGCGGCGGTGCCGGCCCTCGCCGCCGAGGCGGTGACGATCCCGAACTTCTGGAACCCCCGCGCCCGGCTGGAGCGGCCCGTGCCGCCGCAGGCGACGCGGCCGGTGCGCTTCCTCACCGATGACGAGTACCCGCCGCTGCACTTCGCCGGGCCGGACGGCAACCCGACGGGCTTCTCGGTCGAGCTCGCCCGGGCGGCCTGCGAGAAGCTCGGCCTGACCTGCACCGTGCAGGTACGCCGCTTCGACACGCTGCTCGACGCGCTCCAGGCCAACCAGGGCGACGTGGTGGCGGCGGCGATCCCGCTCACCCCCTCCCTGCGGGCCAACCATCGGGCGACCCGGCCGTATTTCCGCTGGCCGGCCCGCTTCGCGGTGCGGGCTGACAAGAGCCTGCCGGCGCCCGACGTGAAGGTCTTGTCCGAGCACCCCGCCGGCGTGGTCTCGGGCACCGCGCACGAGGCGTATCTGCGCACATTCTTCCACGTGACCCCGAAGACCTACCCGGATCTCGGCACCGCCGAAGCGGCCCTGCGCCGCGGCGAGATCGCGTATCTGTTCGGCGACGGGCTCGCCCTGGCGCTGTGGATCGGCGGCACCGAAGCGGCGGGGTGCTGCGCCTTCTCGGGCGGCGACTACCTGGAGAATCGCTATTTCGGCGAGGGTACCGGCTTCGTCACCCGCAAGGAGGACGAGGTCCTGGCCCGCGCCCTCGACGACGCGCTCCAGCGCCTGTGGGACGAGGGGAAATATGCGGAGCTGTACCTGCGGTTCTTCCCGGTCAGCCCGTTCTGAGCCGAGGCTGTCAGGCCTTTCGCGGCACGAACGGATGCGTGCTTGACAGTCCGCCATCGACCGCGAGCGCCTGGCCGTTGATGTAGGAGGCCTCGTCGCTCGCCAGGAAGACGGCCGCGGCGGCGATCTCCTCAGGGAGGCCCGCCCGGCGCGAGGGATTGAGCTGGCCGATGCGGTCCGCCTTGCCTTTCGCCCGCGCCGCGGCGAACAGGCCGGCCGTCATGCCGGTCTCGATCAGGCCGGGGCAGACGGCGTTGATCCGGACACCTGTGCCCGCGAAGGCGTCCGCCGCGGTCTGGACCAGGCTGATCACCCCGGCCTTGCTGGCGCTGTAGGCCGCACCCGCCGCATTGGCCCTGAGGCCCGCAACGGAGGCGGTGCAGACGATCGCGCCGCCGCCGTGGCGCAGCAGCAGCGGCCCGCCATGCTTGATCGCCAGGAAGGCGCCGATCAGGTTGACGCGCAACACCTCCTCCCAGAGTTCGACGCTCTGCTCGGTGAACGGCACGGTGCCGCCGCCGATCCCCGCATTGGCGTGGATCACGTCGAGCCGGCCGAAGGCCCGCTCGGCGGCCGTGAGAAATCCGGTCACGTCGGGCTCGCGGCCGGCATCCGCCGCGAGCGCCAGGGCCCGGCCGCCCTCCGCGGCGATCATCGCCGCGGTCTCCTCGGCACCGGCCGCGTCGCGGTCGACCACCGCGACGGCAGCGCCCTCGCGGGCGAAGAGCAGGGACGAGGCGCGGCCGATGCCGCTGCCGGCACCGGTGACGAGGACGGCCTTGGCCGTGAAGCGTGCCATCGCGTTCTCCCTCACGCCCAGATCTTCTCACGCGACCGTGTAGCCGCCGTCGATCACCAGCACCTGGCCGGTATGGTAGGCCGACGCCCCGCTCATCAGGTAGACGGCGATGCCCCCGAAATCCTCCGGCCGGCCGAAGCGGCGGGCGGGGATGCGCGGCAGGTTGAAGGTCACGAACTTCTCGTTCGCCATCAGGCCCGCCGTCATGTCGCTCTCGATCCAGCCCGGCAGGATCGCGTTCGCCGTCACGCCATGGCGGGCGAGCTCGACCGCCAGCGCCCGCACCATCGCGTTCAGCGCCCCCTTGGTGGCGCCGTAATGCTCGTTGCGGGCCGCACCGAGCAGCGAGGCGACGCTCGACGTGGCGACGAGCCGCCCGAAGGCGTCGCCGTTGCCGGCGCGCTCGGCCATGTGCCGCGCCGCGACCTGGAAGCTCGACACCACCCCGTCGAGATTGACCGCGAAGGTCCGCCGCCACTCCTCCGCGTCCCGCTCCAGGAACGAGCGCCGCCCGCCCCCGGCCACCCCCGCATTGGCGAACATCCCGTCGACCCGGCCGAAGCGCGCGAGCGTCGCGTCGAAGGCGCGCTGCACCGTCTGGCGGTCGGCGACGTCGCAGGTCTCGGCGGCGACCGGGGCGCCCGTGGCTTCGAGGCGAGCGAGGGCGCGCCGGTTCTTCTCCGCGTCGCGGCCCCAGATCGAGACCGCACATCCGGCTCCGGCCAGGGCCTCGGCCATCCCGAGCCCGATGCCGCCATTGCCGCCGGTGACCACCGCCACCCGGCCGGTGAGATCGAACAGGGCCGCCATGGATCCTCCCAGGGTCGCCCGTCTCGTCGCAACCGCGGGCGCGGGACCCAGCATCGGAGAAACGCCGAGGCCGGGCAAGGCTTCGTTCGAACATGTGGAATGGTCGATGTCGGCCACTCGCCGCTGAGGACGGAAGAGGCGGTATGGTTGCGGGCCCCATCGGCCGCCGCGCCGTCCACGCATGTCACGCATCGGCCCGGTGCGCTTGCATCCGTCGGCCTCAGGCCAAATCTTGAACGCCAGCAGGGGACACGCACTCACACCCGGGATCCGCCGATGCCGCCACTCTCCATTCTCGACCTCGCGCCGATCCCGCAGGGATCCACGCCCGGCGACGCGCTGCGCAACACCCTCGACCTTGCGCAGCATGCCGACCGGTGGGGCTTCACCCGCTACTGGGTGGCCGAGCACCACAACATGACCGGCATCGCGAGCGCCGCGACCGCGGTGGTGGTGGGCTACATCGCCGGGGGCACGCACCGGATCCGGGTCGGGGCCGGCGGCATCATGCTGCCGAACCACTCGCCGATGGTGATCGCCGAGCAGTTCGGCACGCTCGCCGAGCTCTATCCGGGCCGCATCGACCTCGGGCTCGGCCGGGCGCCCGGCACCGACCAGCGCACCCTGCGGGCGCTGCGCCGCGATCCCGCCGCCTCCGACCATTTCCCGCAGGACGTGCTGGAACTCCAGACGCTGCTGGGGCCGCTCGATGCCGGGCGGGTGATCCAGGCGGTGCCCGGCACCAACACCAACGTGCCGCTATGGATCCTCGGCTCCAGCCTGTTCGGGGCCCAGCTCGCCGCGATGCTGGGGCTGCCCTACGCCTTCGCGTCGCATTTCGCGCCCGATGCGCTGATGCAGGCGATGGAGGTCTACCGCGCCCGCTTCGAGCCCTCGGCGCAAGCGGCCAAGCCGCACGCCATGGTCGGCGTCAACGTGATCGCGGCGGAGACCGACGGCGAGGCGCGCCGCCTGTTCACCTCGGCGCAGCAATCCTTCACCAATATCTTCCGCGGCACGCGCGGCCAGCTGCCGCCGCCGATCGACGACATCGAGACCTACTGGTCGGGCCACGAGAAGCTCCAGGCCTCGGGCATGCTGGCCTGCTCGGTGGTCGGCTCGCCCGAGACGGTGCGGCAGGGCCTCGCGGCCATCGCGGCGCGCACGGGGGCCGACGAGCTGATGGTGGCTGCCGCGATCTACGACCATCGGGCTCGCTTGCGCTCCTACGAGATCCTGGCGGACTTGCTGCCGGGCGTTTCGCAGCGGGCCGAGACCGCGATCCGCGCGCCCGCCCACGCTTAACGAATCGTCTCGCGTTGACCCCCGGGAGCGCGGCCCATAGGGTGCCGGGCTTCCTTCACCGCTCACCGGAAGGCCGCGCCCGGCGCGGCCTCGACAGGCCAAAATCGCCTCGCCATGTCCGCATTCAGCATCGATCCCGCCCTGGCGGAGGCTGCCGCCTCCGCGTCCGCCTGGCCCTTCGAGGAGGCGCGCAAGCTCGTCGCCCGGCTGGAACGGACTGGCAAAGGCGAGGTGCTGTTCGAGACCGGCTACGGCCCCTCGGGCCTGCCGCATATCGGCACCTTCGGCGAGGTCGCCCGCACCTCGATGGTGCGCCACGCCTTCCGGATGCTCACGAACGATGCCGTGCCGACCCGCCTCGTCGCCTTCTCGGACGACATGGACGGGCTGCGCAAGGTGCCGGACAACGTGCCGAACAAGGCGCTGCTGGCCCACAACCTCAACAAGCCGCTGACCGCCGTGCCGGACCCGTTCGGCACCCATGACAGCTTCGGCGCCCACAACAACGCCGAGCTGCGCCGCTTCCTCGATTCGTTCGGCTTCGACTACGAGTTCCTGTCCGCCACCGAATGCTACCGCTCGGGCCGGTTCGACGCGACGCTGCTGCGCGTGCTCGAGCGCTACGACGCCGTGATGGCGGTGATGCTGCCCTCGCTCAGGGCCGAGCGCTCCGCCTCGTACTCGCCGTTCCTGCCGCTCCACCCGGTCACCGGGCATGTGATGCAGGTGCCGATCGACGAGGTGAAGGTGTCCGCGGGCACCATCGTGTGGCGCGATCCGCAGACGGGCGAGGCCTACGAGACCCCGGTCACCGGCGGCCACGCCAAGCTGCAATGGAAGCCCGACTGGGCGATGCG
Protein-coding regions in this window:
- a CDS encoding transporter substrate-binding domain-containing protein, which codes for MLMLAAVPALAAEAVTIPNFWNPRARLERPVPPQATRPVRFLTDDEYPPLHFAGPDGNPTGFSVELARAACEKLGLTCTVQVRRFDTLLDALQANQGDVVAAAIPLTPSLRANHRATRPYFRWPARFAVRADKSLPAPDVKVLSEHPAGVVSGTAHEAYLRTFFHVTPKTYPDLGTAEAALRRGEIAYLFGDGLALALWIGGTEAAGCCAFSGGDYLENRYFGEGTGFVTRKEDEVLARALDDALQRLWDEGKYAELYLRFFPVSPF
- a CDS encoding SDR family NAD(P)-dependent oxidoreductase codes for the protein MAALFDLTGRVAVVTGGNGGIGLGMAEALAGAGCAVSIWGRDAEKNRRALARLEATGAPVAAETCDVADRQTVQRAFDATLARFGRVDGMFANAGVAGGGRRSFLERDAEEWRRTFAVNLDGVVSSFQVAARHMAERAGNGDAFGRLVATSSVASLLGAARNEHYGATKGALNAMVRALAVELARHGVTANAILPGWIESDMTAGLMANEKFVTFNLPRIPARRFGRPEDFGGIAVYLMSGASAYHTGQVLVIDGGYTVA
- a CDS encoding LLM class flavin-dependent oxidoreductase produces the protein MPPLSILDLAPIPQGSTPGDALRNTLDLAQHADRWGFTRYWVAEHHNMTGIASAATAVVVGYIAGGTHRIRVGAGGIMLPNHSPMVIAEQFGTLAELYPGRIDLGLGRAPGTDQRTLRALRRDPAASDHFPQDVLELQTLLGPLDAGRVIQAVPGTNTNVPLWILGSSLFGAQLAAMLGLPYAFASHFAPDALMQAMEVYRARFEPSAQAAKPHAMVGVNVIAAETDGEARRLFTSAQQSFTNIFRGTRGQLPPPIDDIETYWSGHEKLQASGMLACSVVGSPETVRQGLAAIAARTGADELMVAAAIYDHRARLRSYEILADLLPGVSQRAETAIRAPAHA
- a CDS encoding glycosyltransferase family 2 protein — translated: MFVEVRSPQGAAIVLPGELAFLLGQGVDLAVVRDAAFIAQREGTEPAAALLRTGLMSEAAYYAALARALGRPFRSAGLVLHPEARFPDDVHRGAATGAGGEVVLAPAPGAVAALLSAGAPPGAVVTTPAALAAAVLQTAGPRAAARVAEALEVGAPDWAYRPGLHPAQILVLLLAVAGAPLLLDASPWLRLTALVVLNLTILAAIVFRLAAPLLHPDPLPVLLPAPVPEPELPVYTVLVALYREAEVVPRLIGALSRLDYPASKLDIKFMIEADDDATAAALAALTLPARFEVVTAPAGLPRTKPRALNVALPLARGEHLVVYDAEDVPDPGQLRAAAALFRAGSDRLACLQGRLVIDNTNDSWLTRCFTLEYAALFDVLLPLLTAAHLPVPLGGTTTHFRTRVLRDLHGWDAWNVTEDADLGLRLSLAGYRVGDLPLSTLEEAPAHGRPWLRQRTRWMKGYVQTTITHSRHPVRALRRLGPLGLFCAVAMVPGTVVSALAYPFGIALTAWHFAADPLPAGPDVLSNLATATGATVFAAGLGAMGVPALVGCLRRGWWSLAPWVLALPFYYGLVSAAAWLGLIELLMAPYRWNKTEHGLSATSRSGALRRR
- a CDS encoding SCO family protein, which codes for MYLTPRMRRAAIPLLVFVLGLAVLGITASLMLGRPATGTSAVGGPFTLVNQDGRTVTDRDFAGKPHLVFFGFTHCPDICPTTLQQISDVLAALGPRGGDVKALFVTVDPERDNPAALKEYLSSFDPRIVGLTGSPEAVAATVKAYRAYSRKVPLKEGDYTMEHTALVYIMDGRGNFVGSLNLMRPAKDAAAEIARQL
- a CDS encoding SDR family NAD(P)-dependent oxidoreductase, translated to MARFTAKAVLVTGAGSGIGRASSLLFAREGAAVAVVDRDAAGAEETAAMIAAEGGRALALAADAGREPDVTGFLTAAERAFGRLDVIHANAGIGGGTVPFTEQSVELWEEVLRVNLIGAFLAIKHGGPLLLRHGGGAIVCTASVAGLRANAAGAAYSASKAGVISLVQTAADAFAGTGVRINAVCPGLIETGMTAGLFAAARAKGKADRIGQLNPSRRAGLPEEIAAAAVFLASDEASYINGQALAVDGGLSSTHPFVPRKA